From Streptomyces sp. TLI_235, a single genomic window includes:
- a CDS encoding D-tyrosyl-tRNA(Tyr) deacylase: protein MRAVVQRVSEAAVRVDGECVGAFEGPGLCVLVGATHEDTPAKAAQLARKLWTLRLFPGTPELSCEELGAPLLVISQFTLYGDARKGRRPTWNAAAPGPVAEPLVDAVVAELRALGAKVETGRFGADMKVSLVNDGPFTVLLEV from the coding sequence ATGCGAGCAGTGGTGCAGCGGGTGTCGGAGGCGGCCGTCCGGGTGGACGGCGAGTGCGTGGGCGCGTTCGAGGGGCCCGGGCTGTGCGTCCTGGTCGGCGCGACGCACGAGGACACCCCGGCGAAGGCGGCCCAGCTGGCCCGCAAGCTGTGGACGCTGCGGCTCTTCCCCGGCACGCCGGAGCTGTCCTGCGAGGAGCTGGGCGCGCCGCTGCTGGTGATCAGTCAGTTCACGCTGTACGGCGACGCACGCAAGGGCCGCCGGCCCACCTGGAACGCCGCGGCGCCCGGCCCGGTCGCCGAGCCGCTGGTGGACGCGGTGGTGGCCGAGCTGCGGGCGCTGGGCGCCAAGGTGGAGACCGGGCGGTTCGGCGCCGACATGAAGGTGTCCCTGGTGAACGACGGCCCGTTCACCGTGCTGCTGGAGGTCTGA